Genomic segment of Candidatus Omnitrophota bacterium:
CGAACAGATAAATCATATTATTGAAAAAGTCCAGAAATTAGGGTTAAAGCCCCATGTCTCTAAGGGTACCGAGCGTACCATCATCGGGGTCATCGGGCCGGAAGATGTATTACGCGTCACTCCTTTGGAAGTATTCCAGGGCGTAGAAAAAGTCATAGCGGTGTTAGCGCCCTACAAGTTAGTTTCGCGGGAATTCAAGGCAGAGGATTCAGTTATTGATTTAAGCAAAGGCATAAAATTGGGCGGTAAAAAAATTGTGGTTATGGCTGGCCCCTGCACGATAGAAAATCTGGACACCTTATACGAAGTAGCCAAAGAAGTAAAAAAAGCAGGGGCAACGGTTTTGCGCGGCGGGGCATTTAAACCGCGGACTTCGCCTTACAGTTTTCAGGGGTTAGGCGAGGAAGGTTTGAAGATATTAAACAAGGTAGGCAATGAATTAGGGTTAGCTACCATAACCGAAGTAATGGATCCGCGCGACGTAGAATTAGTCGCTAAATATGCGGATGTTTTACAGATCGGCTGCCGCAATATGCAGAATTTCAACCTGCTTAAGGAGGTAGGGCAGACGAGAAAACCGGTTTTATTAAAACGCGGCATGTCCTCTACCATTAAGGAATTGCTTATGTCTGCGGAATATATTTTGTCAGGGGGCAATTTCAACGTCATATTATGCGAACGCGGCATCAGGACATTCGAAGATTTTACGCGTAATACCCTGGATATAAGCGCAGTGCCTGCCGCGGAGCAACTTTCGCACCTGCCTATAGTTGTAGACCCCAGCCACGCTGCGGGTAAATGGGGGATGGTGCCTGCGCTTTCTAAGGCAGCAGTCGCCTCCGGCGCAGATGGCCTGATTATTGAGGTGCACAGCCATCCCGAAGATGCTGCTTCAGACGGCGCGCAATCATTGATACCGGATAATTTCGCACAACTCATGGATGAACTGAGGGTAATTGCAAAAGCAATAGGGAGAGAGGTTTAGTTTTGTTTGAATGTTTAAATGTTTTAATGTTTTAATGTTAAAGGTTAGGTGGTGGATAGAAGATGAAATTGTTTAATAAAGTGGCGATAGTGGGGGTAGGTTTGATAGGCGGCTCTATGGCCTTGGCTATAAAAAGGAAGGGCCTGGCCCGTGAGGTGGTGGGGGTGAGCCGCCATAAGAGCACTTTATCGTTAGCCAAAAAGAACAGGGTAATAGATAGGGGTTCGCAGGGTTTAGATATTATTAAAGGCGCGGACTTAGTGATTTTAGCTACGCCGGTAAATACCATCTTAAGGCTAGCGCCGGATATTTTCCGGCTTATCCCTGCGGGCTCTATCGTTACGGATGTAGGCAGCACAAAAAAGGAGATAGCTGCCTGCTTGAGTAAGATTTTTCCTAATTATGTGGCCAGCCATCCTTTGGCCGGTTCGGAAAAACGCGGGGTGAATAACGCCTGCGCCGGTATTTTTAAAAATTCCCTCTGTATACTGACTCCTACAGGTAAAACGAACCCGAAGGCATTAAAAAAGATAGGAAGATTATGGCATGAGTTAGGGGCAAGGATAGTTTTTTTACGGCCCGATATTCACGATAAGGCCCTTGCCTTTGTCAGCCACCTGCCGCATGCTATTGCTTTTTCTTTAATCGGTGCTATACCCGGCGAATATTTAAAGTTGGGCGCAAATAGCCTAAAGGATACTACCCGCATTGCCCTTTCAGACAGCTGCCTTTGGGCGGATATCTTTTTGAGTAACAGGAAAAATATGCTGGAAGCCATAGAATCTTTTCAGGGCAGCCTCTTTAGGATAAAGTCGGCAATTCAGAAAAAAGATAGGAAAATGTTGATTAAAATCCTAAAAGAGGCAAAGAAAAAAAGAGATATCTTAAATTAGGATTTGTGTCAATGTGTCAAGTGTCAGAGTATCAAAGATTTTACCCTGACACTATGATACCCTGACACTATGATACTTTAATATGATTATCGCTATTGACGGCCCGGCTGGCGCAGGCAAAAGCACTGTCGCCAGATTAATAGCCCAGAAACTGGGCTTTCTTTATATCGATACCGGAGCGATGTACCGGGCATTGACCTTAAAAGCCCTGAAGGAAAAAATAAAAATAGAAAATACCGCTGGCCTTATCGAAATGGCGCATAATGCCGGCATTGATTTGATCAATAACCCGGATGGGTCTTTAAAAATATTTTTAGATAGAGAGGATGTGACCGCAGAGATCAGGCAGCCGCGTATCACCAGACTGGTTTCCGATATCGCTAAAATTAAGGAAGTAAGGCAGGTGATGCTGGGCCTGCAAAGAAAACTGGGTGAGGCGGAAAATAGCGTTTTAGACGGCCGCGATATAGGGACCGTAGTTTTCCCGGATGCGGATAAGAAATTCTATCTAGATGCGCAATTCTCAGAGAGGGTGAAGCGGCGGCATAAAGAATTGAGAGAATCCGGGCAGGAGATTACTCCTGAAGAAGTAGACGCTGACCTGCGTAACCGCGATACCATTGATTCTACCCGGGAATTCGCGCCCCTGAAAAAAGCAGATGATGCAATTTATATAGATACTACCAATTTGACTATAGAGGAAGTAGTAAATAAAATCTCTAGCTATATATAGCACCAGGTGCAAATCCAATCGGGCACCTGGTGCGGAATTGAGATTGTACCTGTCCCGTTTTAATCGGATATAATTAAGGGACAGGTACAAGATCGGATTTAGAAACGGTAGGAGATTAGCTTTGCACCAGGTGCGAAATACGAAATATTAGATGGATAAATCCTTAATTCGTAATTTTTCAATCATCGCCCATATCGACCACGGCAAATCCACCCTGGCCGACAGGATACTGGAGATAACCGGCGCAGTGGATAAGAAGCACAGCCGCGACCAGTTACTTGATGATATGGATTTAGAGAGGGAAAGGGGTATAACTATTAAGGCCTCCATGGTGAGGTTGTCCTATCGCGCCAAAGACGGTAAAGACTACGCCTTAAATCTAATTGATACCCCGGGCCACGTTGATTTTACCTATGAAGTCTCTAAGTCCCTCGCTGCCTGCGAGGGAGCACTCTTGGTGGTAGATGCCGGCCAGGGCATAGAGGCCCAGACCGTGGCTAATTATCATTTAGCCAAAGATAATAAATTAAAAATTATACCGGTGATAAATAAAATTGATTTATCTCAGGTAGATATCCCGCGCACCAAAAATCAGATTACCGGCATCCTGGGTTTTCAGGAAGAAGAAATAATCCTGGCTTCTGCCAAGGAAGGCACCGGTGTTAGAGAAATACTGGAGAGGATTGTGGAAGCCGTTCCTGCGCCTTCCGGAGAAGACACGCATCCTTTAAGGGCGCTCGTCTTTGACTGCCGTTTTGATATATTCAAGGGCGTAGTGGTCTTTGTCAGGATTATGGACGGTAAAATCGATCCGCATACGCAGTTAAAAATGATGCATTCAGGCAAGACCTATAAAATAGAGGAGTTGGGGGTATTTAAAAATTTAAAATATTTTGCCGTAGAAGGCTTGTCCTGCGGCGAAGTAGGTTATCTGACCGCGAATATCCGCGACCCCCGTGAGATTATTATCGGAGATACTTTGACTGACGCAAAGAACCCTTGCCAGGAGGCCTTACCCGGATACCGTACCTTAAAACCATTGGTATTCTGCGGTATATATCCTGTCAACCCGGGAGATTTTCCGAATTTACGCGACGCGATGGATAAACTGAAACTCTCTGACGCCTCATTTGTGTTTGAGCCGGAAAACAGCCAGTCTTTTGGTTCGGGTTTTCGCTGCGGTTTCCTGGGGCTTTTGCATATGGAGATAGTGCAGGAGCGTTTAGAAAGGGAATATGATTTAAACCTGATATTGACCGTGCCCAATGTCGTCTATAGGGTAAGAAAAAGAGACGGTGAGATTCTGGACGTAGATACGCCGGCAAAATTTCCTGCCCCGCAGGATATACAGGAATCTCAGGAGCCTTATGTCAGCCTGTTGATGATTATCCCCGTAGACACCATTGACCCGGTATGCGAAATGACTAAGGCCAGGAGGGGGACTTTTAAATCCAGCGAATATCTGGGCGTAGATAGAGTGAAATTGGTTTTTGAGATCCCGCTTTCTGAGATTATCGTAGATTTTTATGACCGGATGAAATCCCTTACTAAAGGGTATGGTTCGCTGGATTATGAATTTAAAGGTTATCTCCCGGCCAATATGGTAAAATTGGACATCATGTTTAACGGCGTAACCTGCGATGCCTTCTCTTGCCTGATACATAAAGATAAGGCAGCGCATAAGGCGCATGCGTTGGTATCCAGGCTCAAGGAGTTGATACCGCGGCAATTATTCGAGGTGGCGATACAGGCAAAGATAGGCGCACAGGTTATTGCCTCCGAAAGAGTGCGGAGCGTGGGCAAGCATGTGACGAGTAAATGCTACGGCGGCGATATTACGCGTAAGCGTAAACTCTGGGAGGGGCAGAAGGAAGGCAAGAAACGGCTGAAACAGTTTGGGAAAGTAGAAATTCCGCAGGAAGCCTTCTTAGAAGTCTTGAGAATATAGTTTGAATGTTTGAATGTTAAAATATTTGAAAGTTTAAATGTTTAAAAATTTAAAAGTTAAACATAATAAAAAATCAGTAATTCGGGAATGGGTAGAGTCAATTGTTGTGGCTTTTATCCTGGCAATGTTTATCCGCACCTTTGTAATACAGGCCTTCAAGATCCCCACGGGTTCTATGCGGCCTACGCTTTTGGAGGGAGACCTGATTTTAGTAAATAAATTTATCTATGGCGCAAAGGTGCCCCTTAGCAACTGGAATCTGCCTGGCCTTAGGCAGCCCTTGAGGGGGGATGTCATTGTTTTTATTTACCCCGAGAACCCCAAAAAAGATTTTATCAAAAGGTTAATCGGCCTGCCGGGTGATACAGTAGAGATTAAAGGCGGCACGATATATGTCAACGAAGCCCCCTTGCTTGAGCCTGTTTTTAACCAGAGATATTATTATAACCGCGGAGAATTTGCCAAGGAAGGCCAGAAGATTAAAGTCCCGTCAGATAGTTTTTTTGTCCTGGGCGATAATTCCGCCTCTTCGCAGGATAGCCGCTACTGGGGGTTCGTGCCGTATAAAAATGTATTAGGTAAGGCCATAGTCATCTATTGGCCGCCGCAACGCATTCGTATTATAAAGTGATAAGGCGTATCAAAGTATCAAGGTATCAATGTGTCAAAGAAAAAACTTTGATACTTTGACACAAACTATTCGTTTAACGTTAGACAAATATGAATTTCGCCAATAAAGTTTCTACTTTCAGGATTTTAACCGTGCCTTTTTTTGTCGCTACCTTAATCTATTATTCTCCTGAGAGGAACTATTTGAGGTTCGTAGCTTTGGTTATTTTCGGCCTCGGGGTTATTTCGGATGCGGTTGACGGCTATATTGCCAGAAAATCTAAGCAATACTCCAAGGCAGGGCTGGTCTTAGACCCGCTGGGGGATAAATTGCTCTTGATGAGCGCTTTTATCTGCCTTACCTTTATGAGCGGGTTTCCTTTACATTTTCCCCTCTGGGTTACTTTAATTGTAATCAGCCGAGACTTGATTATACTTTTAGGGGCCTTGATAATTTATATCGTCAGGCAGGATATGAATATCGCTCCGACCAGATGGGGTAAACTTACCACTACCTTCCAGATGCTCTCGGTGATGGGAGTGCTTTTACAGTTACGCATTTCAGTAATCCTGTGGTGGTTGGCAGTATTTTTTACCATTATCTCAGGGGTAGATTACGTAAGAAGGGGGTCAAGGACGCTCTATGCTTTGGATAATTCCCGGAATCCTCGTTAGCTATCTTATCGGGTCAATACCTACGGCTTATATATTCGGCCGTCTCTTAAAGGGTATAGATATCCGCCAGTTTGGTTCAGGCAATGTCGGCGCCACGAATGCCTTAAGGGTTTTAGGCAAGGCCCCGGGGATAACCGTATTAGCCCTGGATGTCCTGAAAGGATTCGTGGCAGTAGTTTTTTTAGGTAACATCATTCTACTAAAAGCAGGGGCCATTCCGGATACGGCAACACGCATCCTTCTGGGATTGAGTTGTATCTGTGGGCATAATTGGACAGTTTTTTTAAGATTTAAAGGCGGCAAGGGTATGGCTACGACCCTGGGCGTATTATTAGGCCTCGCCTTTAAAGTAGCGGGTTTAAAATTAATATTCGTTTTATTGGTCCTTACCTGGCTCGTAGTATTTATTATGGCCAGGATAGTTTCTCTATCCTCAATTTTTACGGCTATCGGCCTGCCGGTATATATGCTTTTATTTGGCCCCAAAGAATCCGCCATTCTGGTTGCCGCCAGTATCCTCCTTTGTATATTCATTCTCCTGCGGCATAAAAATAACCTCAAAAGATTATTCCAGGGTAAAGAACCCCGCCTGAGTTTTCGAAAATCCGCTTAAAAGTTACCAAGAAAACGCTTTCCTAAAATCCTTTTATAGCCTTGAAAACAAGTAAGTTAGAGTGTTATACTTTACGTAGTATAGAGGTGAAATTTATTTTTTTGAGCTCTTTCTGAAAAATTTATCAAAGTATTAATAACGGCCTTTTCCCGATAAGGGCTCTCTTATAGAAATATAGGAGGGCAAAGCCCATAGGATCCCCACCAGCCCTGCCTGCCGATAGGCAGGCACGAAAGGAAGGCAAAGGGGATAGCCGGGTTGCCGAAAGAAATAGGAGGAATAAAAAACTTTATAGGCAGCCCGGCTTCTTATTATTGGATAAAATCAGGTATTTTAGGAGGTAGATAATGCGCGACTTGGTTTTCAGGAATATCACTTCGCCGCAGAAACAAAGAAGGATCCTGGCCAGTTCAGAGGTAGTAGATAAGGATGGCGTGCGCAACATTATCCACCGCCATTTTGTCTGTATTGTCAGAGAGATTAAGGATAAACAAGTCGCTAAGCCTTCACCTTATATGTATGTTTTAAGAAAACGGGACAGTAAAGAACAAGAAGAGAAGTTTTTTTGCCGTGTAAAAGGGAGTTTATGCGCCGTAAATAACGGGAGGTTATTTCTTATTCTCTTTATGCATTCTTTAAGGATAAGCCTTGTTCCTGTGCCTCAAGGGGTCAGTGAAATATAAGCCATAAATACGCTTAAAAGAAAGGGCGTAAGATATGCAGGAGCGCAGGGTATTCGCCAGGATCAAGATAAAAATTCCCTTAAAATTCCTCAAGTCCGGCAGCGATACGGCAAAAGAGGCAGAAGCGGTAGATATCAGTGCCACTGGCATAGGTTTTATAACTAAAGAAAATATTGCGGTCAAGACACCTTTAGATATATGGATTAATCTACCTGATCATCATGGGCCCATTCATCTTACGGGAAGGGTCGTTTGGTCTAAAGATTTAGGCGAGAACGGCCTAAAACGCGTAGGGATCCAGCTAGGGAAAGAAAAGCTTATGGAATTGGGCCGGGTTTGGTTGTTCCAGGAGACCCGCTCGCAGGCAAATAAACCTTCCATCCAGTAATTCCCGATAAGATTTAACCTTGACATAACTTAAATAATAGGGTATACTTATTTGTAAATTTTAGGTCCGGCATTGTCCGATAAGAAATATAAGCTAGGGAGGGGGTATCGGAACTGCCACGGTAAATTTGAAAGCCGGATTGACGATAAAAGGGTCAGTCCGGCTTTTTCTATTTTTTTAATAAATTAATATTGTAATTTATGGTATTTGGTTTATAATTAATAAGGTATGCATAACTTAGTGAAAAAAAATAGCATAGGGGTGTCTTTCTTCTGCGTATTATTCCTGTTTGTAAATACCGCGCCTGCCTTTTGCGCTATGCGGACAGTAGAATACTTGTGCGAAACAGGGGTCAATTTTTATCGTAACGGCAGATACGACGAGGCCTTGCGGGAATTTAATAAGGCGTTAATAGTAGACCCGAATAATGCGGTGGCCAAAAATTATATCACCGTTATCTTTCTTAAGGACAAGCCTATCCAGCCAGTTACAGGAGTTCCTTCTACCAGGCCGATAACTAAAAAAGTTATTGCTCCTGTTCATACAGAGGTTCCTCCTGCCGCGCCAAAATACAAACAGCCCAAACAAAGGTCAAATAGGGAAGAAATCATAAATCAGGCTTTGAATGTTTTTGATAAAAGAGAGGAGCCTAAAGAAAAAGCTGCTTCCGGGATGGAAATCGCGGGAGTAAAGATAACGGGTGAAGCACAGGCCCGGTTAGGAATAGCTCCGAAGGACACTTATTGGAAACGGGCGAACTGGGATTTGAATGAAAAGAATTGGCGTACAACTTCTAACGATGCCTTAAACAGGCGCGAAAATAGTTATGACCCAAGGATTTACGATAGATTAAGGGTCAACCTGGATACTGATAACGAGACAGGGCTGGGTTTTCATAGTAATATTACCGTTGACCCCTGGAGTTTTACCGGAAAGAGCGAAAAGGTGAATTTAAAGGGTTCCGGAGGGGATGTTGCGCAGGTAGAATTAAAATATTGGTCTAATACAGGCTATACCCTGAATCAAACTATCAGTACCTATGAAAACGGCGATTCTTTTAACCTGCCGGAAATAAAAGTAGTAGACGGCCACACCTCAACCCCGGTTTCCGTAAAATCTGCTTATAATAATATTTTTACTCTGCCGGAAACAAAAATTTCCCGTCAATTCCAGCCGGTACGCGAACTTATGTTTGATTATAAGCAGGATGGCTTAAAATTGGTGGTGTATCCCATGGCCTATGAAAATCAGGCTTTGACTTTTGATGACCCTTTACGATTATCCAATAACCGTACCTGGTGGGAGGATAGCCCGTGGTTACATGGTTGGCAACAGGGAATATACAATTTAGCCGCAATACCCGCTGATTTTACCAAGGGTTACTGGGATAATAGTTTGTCTTTTTCTACCAGAGACAGCGAAGGCCAGCGTTTAACTGCCCTACGCGGCTTTTCTTTGGAATTCAACCCTCTGGAAGAGACCTCTATAGCTACAAGCGTTGCCACTCCTAAGAACCTCTGGCAGGATTACGCAGAGGTTGATAATTTTCTTTCCGCTACCCGCATAAAACAGAATTTAACACAGGATTTAATGTTAGGCCTGACTGCTACCACGCGTATGGGCTATAATACGGAAAATAGAGATAAAATTGACGCCAAGAATTACGTATTAGGGACAGACTTAGGGTATGAGATCATAGACGGCCTAAGGGCTACCGCGGAAATCGCGTATTCGCAGTCAGAATATGACCTGACTAATTCTGATTATGAGACCAAAGGGCGCGGCAATGCCTATAATGTTTCTGTTTTCGGAAGGTTTCCTTTTCAGACTGTTTCCGAAGCAAATTATAACTATGACAGCTTAAAGCCCGGAGAATACGATACTTCATTTAACAAATTCAAGTTTACCGCTTCCCGTATGGATGAGTCTTTTGATCAGCCCCTTTCTTCTTATGTAGAAACGCGCGACGATGAGTTCTGGTCCAGGCATCTGCATTTTCGCACGCCTTTTAAATATTATTATCAGGGTGAAGGCCAGTTATTAAGCTGGGACGATATCAAATCTTTCAGGATAGGAAACGGCATTGATATCGGCCGCAACGTATTGTCGCTACGCGTAGAATCTTCGCTATGGGATAAAACCATAGATAACCTTTTTGATGTGCGCAATGTCCACGGGACTAACGGTAAATTCATAGAAAACGTAAGCCGCGAAGAATTCGCCTGGAATATGAACGAGCGGTTGACCACTAAACTCCTGGGGATATACCATCGCCTGCCGAAGACAAAGGCAGGGACTGACCCCTTTATTTTTGACCCGCGCTCAAGGCGCTATGTTGATAACGACCAGATAGAAGGCAATAAAGATCCTTCAATAGCAACCGGTTCTTTAGGCGCGGAATATAAGTTTTTTGATTGGCTCGCTTTAAACGGCGTATGGGAATACACCAATGATATTACGCTGGGTTATGATAATTTTCCTCGGGGGGTATTATTAAATGACACTACACGTAATTATACCTATTACGAGAATAATAATAAATACCGAGATATCAGGCAATTCCTTTATAGCCAGAATTATTTTCCTAAGCCGCCTTATCCCTATTATAATATATTTAAAACCGGCTTAAGGTTTAACCCTGCAGAAAAAATAGAGATTTATCTGGATTATACGCGTAACCCTTATGAAAAAGCCGGCCAGGTTGATGATAATATGAACCACATGGGTTTTCAGATCGGGTATCTGCCGACCGAGAAGTTAAGCCTCTTTTTTAAGTACAGCTATTCCCGCTGGCAGGATTTGGATAAACTGACTAAGGGTATTACCAAAGTATTCGGCCACCATAATTTCTTTACTGAATTGATCTACCGTAAATCCGACAGTGAAGATTTTACCTTCCAATACGGCGAGGCCAGCCGCGACCCCTATATGGGCGGAGTGCTTGATATAGGCTGGGATCCTTATGGCGGAAGCCTTAGGACAATAGATACCCAGCATATCGTCCGCTTATATTACCGCAGGAAATTCTAAGTGAGTGCACAATTTACGGAAACGACAATGACGTAAATTGTCTGCACGAACTTACCCTTGACATTTTCAAGAGAAATAAAATATAAAAATGTCAAGGGTTCAATTCGCACAATAACTTACTCACACTATCGTGTTCGTAAGTTATGTGCTCATTGAAGGTATATATCGATTTGTTTTATTTGTCCGGCCCTTACTTGTTGGGCATAGGGTGAGGGAATAGTACCTTGGGGAATTTCAACGGAATTGCCATCTTTATCGTTAAAGATAATCCTTTGTATTTGCGCCGCATCTTTACCGAAGGTATTTTTTCTTTTAGGGTTATGATAGATAACCCTGACCTTACTTAAGAAATTAAAAGCATAACTCTTATTTTTTGCGTTAAAGAGCCAACACGCCAATATTGGCTTAAACTGTAGATTGAGTTCGCCCTTGTCATTCAGGATAAAGGGTTCTAGACCCGTGTTCATCACCAGCCAGAGCTGTAAAAATTCTGCCGTAGAACCGGAGAGCCGTGCGACAAAACCGTTCCCATGCAGGTTTTTATCCGGGAAGGCGCTGCTGACCAAAAACGAGGAATTCTCCAGGATGCTGCGGCCATACCTTTCGGGCCTCTGGAAGGGGATAAGCACGTTCTTAAAATCCGCATAAAATTCTTCATAGAGCCCGCTCTTTAAAATCTCCAGCATATATTTATATTCCATATGCAGCCATATTGACTCATGCTCCAGCCACCCCGGAGTAAATACGCGGCACCTGCCGATCTCCTCGGGCATGCTTTTTAAAGAAACTGTGGACTTATACATCTTCAGTTTTTTATCGTAAAGGCTGCTCTTCTTGATGGCCCTATACAATACCCGCGCTTTGTTTACGTTATCGGTTAATTTTAAGGCATGCACCTGCGCTTCCAGGAAGAAGGGCAGTTTTATCTGCGCAAATCTTGTCGGCTTCGCAAAGGATGCGCCCTGCGGTATCCATTCCTTAGGCTCGTTTATGAAATAAGCGTAATAAATATTCTTTTTCTTATCATATGCCTTTTCGATTCCCGAGCCTATTTTTTTTAATGCATTATTTAAGATAGTAATCAGCTGTTCAACGGCAGCTTCTACTTCGCCTCCG
This window contains:
- the cmk gene encoding (d)CMP kinase, whose translation is MIIAIDGPAGAGKSTVARLIAQKLGFLYIDTGAMYRALTLKALKEKIKIENTAGLIEMAHNAGIDLINNPDGSLKIFLDREDVTAEIRQPRITRLVSDIAKIKEVRQVMLGLQRKLGEAENSVLDGRDIGTVVFPDADKKFYLDAQFSERVKRRHKELRESGQEITPEEVDADLRNRDTIDSTREFAPLKKADDAIYIDTTNLTIEEVVNKISSYI
- a CDS encoding prephenate dehydrogenase, whose translation is MKLFNKVAIVGVGLIGGSMALAIKRKGLAREVVGVSRHKSTLSLAKKNRVIDRGSQGLDIIKGADLVILATPVNTILRLAPDIFRLIPAGSIVTDVGSTKKEIAACLSKIFPNYVASHPLAGSEKRGVNNACAGIFKNSLCILTPTGKTNPKALKKIGRLWHELGARIVFLRPDIHDKALAFVSHLPHAIAFSLIGAIPGEYLKLGANSLKDTTRIALSDSCLWADIFLSNRKNMLEAIESFQGSLFRIKSAIQKKDRKMLIKILKEAKKKRDILN
- a CDS encoding PilZ domain-containing protein, whose translation is MQERRVFARIKIKIPLKFLKSGSDTAKEAEAVDISATGIGFITKENIAVKTPLDIWINLPDHHGPIHLTGRVVWSKDLGENGLKRVGIQLGKEKLMELGRVWLFQETRSQANKPSIQ
- the plsY gene encoding glycerol-3-phosphate 1-O-acyltransferase PlsY → MLWIIPGILVSYLIGSIPTAYIFGRLLKGIDIRQFGSGNVGATNALRVLGKAPGITVLALDVLKGFVAVVFLGNIILLKAGAIPDTATRILLGLSCICGHNWTVFLRFKGGKGMATTLGVLLGLAFKVAGLKLIFVLLVLTWLVVFIMARIVSLSSIFTAIGLPVYMLLFGPKESAILVAASILLCIFILLRHKNNLKRLFQGKEPRLSFRKSA
- the aroF gene encoding 3-deoxy-7-phosphoheptulonate synthase is translated as MIIVLRPDATDEQINHIIEKVQKLGLKPHVSKGTERTIIGVIGPEDVLRVTPLEVFQGVEKVIAVLAPYKLVSREFKAEDSVIDLSKGIKLGGKKIVVMAGPCTIENLDTLYEVAKEVKKAGATVLRGGAFKPRTSPYSFQGLGEEGLKILNKVGNELGLATITEVMDPRDVELVAKYADVLQIGCRNMQNFNLLKEVGQTRKPVLLKRGMSSTIKELLMSAEYILSGGNFNVILCERGIRTFEDFTRNTLDISAVPAAEQLSHLPIVVDPSHAAGKWGMVPALSKAAVASGADGLIIEVHSHPEDAASDGAQSLIPDNFAQLMDELRVIAKAIGREV
- the lepA gene encoding translation elongation factor 4 codes for the protein MDKSLIRNFSIIAHIDHGKSTLADRILEITGAVDKKHSRDQLLDDMDLERERGITIKASMVRLSYRAKDGKDYALNLIDTPGHVDFTYEVSKSLAACEGALLVVDAGQGIEAQTVANYHLAKDNKLKIIPVINKIDLSQVDIPRTKNQITGILGFQEEEIILASAKEGTGVREILERIVEAVPAPSGEDTHPLRALVFDCRFDIFKGVVVFVRIMDGKIDPHTQLKMMHSGKTYKIEELGVFKNLKYFAVEGLSCGEVGYLTANIRDPREIIIGDTLTDAKNPCQEALPGYRTLKPLVFCGIYPVNPGDFPNLRDAMDKLKLSDASFVFEPENSQSFGSGFRCGFLGLLHMEIVQERLEREYDLNLILTVPNVVYRVRKRDGEILDVDTPAKFPAPQDIQESQEPYVSLLMIIPVDTIDPVCEMTKARRGTFKSSEYLGVDRVKLVFEIPLSEIIVDFYDRMKSLTKGYGSLDYEFKGYLPANMVKLDIMFNGVTCDAFSCLIHKDKAAHKAHALVSRLKELIPRQLFEVAIQAKIGAQVIASERVRSVGKHVTSKCYGGDITRKRKLWEGQKEGKKRLKQFGKVEIPQEAFLEVLRI
- the lepB gene encoding signal peptidase I, yielding MFKNLKVKHNKKSVIREWVESIVVAFILAMFIRTFVIQAFKIPTGSMRPTLLEGDLILVNKFIYGAKVPLSNWNLPGLRQPLRGDVIVFIYPENPKKDFIKRLIGLPGDTVEIKGGTIYVNEAPLLEPVFNQRYYYNRGEFAKEGQKIKVPSDSFFVLGDNSASSQDSRYWGFVPYKNVLGKAIVIYWPPQRIRIIK
- a CDS encoding CDP-alcohol phosphatidyltransferase family protein, with the protein product MNFANKVSTFRILTVPFFVATLIYYSPERNYLRFVALVIFGLGVISDAVDGYIARKSKQYSKAGLVLDPLGDKLLLMSAFICLTFMSGFPLHFPLWVTLIVISRDLIILLGALIIYIVRQDMNIAPTRWGKLTTTFQMLSVMGVLLQLRISVILWWLAVFFTIISGVDYVRRGSRTLYALDNSRNPR
- a CDS encoding tetratricopeptide repeat protein; the encoded protein is MKKNSIGVSFFCVLFLFVNTAPAFCAMRTVEYLCETGVNFYRNGRYDEALREFNKALIVDPNNAVAKNYITVIFLKDKPIQPVTGVPSTRPITKKVIAPVHTEVPPAAPKYKQPKQRSNREEIINQALNVFDKREEPKEKAASGMEIAGVKITGEAQARLGIAPKDTYWKRANWDLNEKNWRTTSNDALNRRENSYDPRIYDRLRVNLDTDNETGLGFHSNITVDPWSFTGKSEKVNLKGSGGDVAQVELKYWSNTGYTLNQTISTYENGDSFNLPEIKVVDGHTSTPVSVKSAYNNIFTLPETKISRQFQPVRELMFDYKQDGLKLVVYPMAYENQALTFDDPLRLSNNRTWWEDSPWLHGWQQGIYNLAAIPADFTKGYWDNSLSFSTRDSEGQRLTALRGFSLEFNPLEETSIATSVATPKNLWQDYAEVDNFLSATRIKQNLTQDLMLGLTATTRMGYNTENRDKIDAKNYVLGTDLGYEIIDGLRATAEIAYSQSEYDLTNSDYETKGRGNAYNVSVFGRFPFQTVSEANYNYDSLKPGEYDTSFNKFKFTASRMDESFDQPLSSYVETRDDEFWSRHLHFRTPFKYYYQGEGQLLSWDDIKSFRIGNGIDIGRNVLSLRVESSLWDKTIDNLFDVRNVHGTNGKFIENVSREEFAWNMNERLTTKLLGIYHRLPKTKAGTDPFIFDPRSRRYVDNDQIEGNKDPSIATGSLGAEYKFFDWLALNGVWEYTNDITLGYDNFPRGVLLNDTTRNYTYYENNNKYRDIRQFLYSQNYFPKPPYPYYNIFKTGLRFNPAEKIEIYLDYTRNPYEKAGQVDDNMNHMGFQIGYLPTEKLSLFFKYSYSRWQDLDKLTKGITKVFGHHNFFTELIYRKSDSEDFTFQYGEASRDPYMGGVLDIGWDPYGGSLRTIDTQHIVRLYYRRKF